Proteins co-encoded in one Pleurodeles waltl isolate 20211129_DDA chromosome 1_2, aPleWal1.hap1.20221129, whole genome shotgun sequence genomic window:
- the FGB gene encoding fibrinogen beta chain — protein sequence MKLPLLLVLFVVAHHSYCADTSFDEEEDEAPLEEGPGARGHRPISRKNEPRPTVRPAPPVISGGGYRSRPTSATTSRSQLQKGPIEYPDEGGCKHADEQLGVLCPTGCQLRTQVLKQETNVRNSIRDLKGNVGKLSHSSNTIYNYVTVLQKTVTDRQRQIQENANVASEYTSELDQQYAFIQKNVDTNIPSSIRVLRSILENLRAKIQKLESAISTQSEYCHTPCTSSCFIPVVSGRECEEIFRKGGDTSEMYIIQPDDFFKPYRVYCDMTSHNGGWTVIQNRQDGSVDFGRRWDLYKSGFGNIAADGGKGFCDMPGEFWLGNEKISQLSKLGPTEIMFEMEDWDGNGAYSRYTGFTVQNEANKYQLSVSGFKGTAGNALLEGAQQLQGENRTMTIHNGMFFSTSDRDNDGWQHADPNKQCSREDGGGWWYNRCHAVNPNGRYYWGGPYSYDMTKHGTDDGVVWMNWKGSWYSMKKMSMKIRPFFQ from the exons ATGAAGCTGCCTCTTCTGCTAGTGCTGTTTGTGGTCGCACACCACAGTTACTGCGCTGACACTTCCTTCGATGAG GAGGAAGACGAAGCTCCGTTG GAAGAGGGACCAGGTGCTCGTGGTCACAGGCCAATCTCTCGCAAAAATGAGCCGCGTCCAACGGTCAGGCCAGCGCCTCCTGTGATAAGCGGCGGAGGGTACCGGAGCCGCCCAACTTCTGCCACTACATCGAGGAGTCAGCTGCAGAAGGGACCCATCGAGTATCCCGATGAGGGAGGCTGCAAGCACGCCGACGAGCAGTTG gGTGTACTCTGTCCTACTGGCTGCCAGCTACGAACTCAGGTGCTGAAGCAGGAGACTAATGTGAGGAACTCCATCAGAGATCTCAAAGGCAACGTGGGGAAACTTTCCCATTCATCCAACACAATTTACAACTACGTGACTGTGCTACAAAAGACAGTGACTGACAGACAGAGGCAAATACAAG AAAATGCCAACGTTGCTTCAGAATATACGTCAGAACTGGATCAGCAGTATGCCTTCATCCAAAAAAATGTGGACACCAACATCCCGTCCAGTATCAGAGTTCTGCGTTCCATCCTGGAAAACCTGCGCGCCAAGATCCAGAAACTTGAGAGCGCAATAtcgactcagtcggaatactgccACACCCCATGCACTTCCTCTTGTTTCATCCCAGTAGTGTCCGGCAGAG aatgtgaagagatcTTCAGGAAAGGAGGTGACACCTCTGAGATGTACATTATCCAGCCTGATGACTTCTTCAAGCCCTACAGAGTCTACTGCGACATGACCTCACACAATGGAG GCTGGACCGTGATCCAGAATCGCCAGGACGGCAGCGTAGATTTTGGAAGGCGGTGGGATCTTTACAAGAGTGGGTTTGGCAACATCGCTGCGGATGGAGGCAAAGGCTTCTGTGACATGCCAG GTGAATTCTGGCTTGGCAATGAAAAAATCAGCCAGCTCTCCAAACTTGGGCCAACAGAAATCATGTTTGAAATGGAGGATTGGGACGGCAATGGCGCCTATTCTCGTTACACAGGATTCACCGTACAGAACGAGGCTAACAAGTACCAACTCTCTGTGAGTGGCTTCAAAGGTACGGCCGGCAACGCTCTCCTGGAAGGCGCGCAACAGCTACAAGGCGAGAACCGAACCATGACCATACACAACGGCATGTTCTTCAGCACGTCAGACAGAGACAACGATGGATG GCAACACGCAGATCCCAACAAACAGTGTTCTCGGGAAGATGGTGGTGGCTGGTGGTACAATAGATGTCACGCAGTCAATCCAAATGGCAGGTATTACTGGGGTGGCCCGTACAGCTACGACATGACGAAGCACGGCACTGATGACGGTGTTGTCTGGATGAACTGGAAAGGGTCGTGGTACTCCATGAAGAAGATGAGCATGAAGATACGGCCATTCTTCCAGTAA